In a single window of the Nitrospira defluvii genome:
- a CDS encoding ammonia-forming cytochrome c nitrite reductase subunit c552: MNKKDRISPKLVLLVLAVAGVVFAMAALLVNIFQRQQEAQKIFVRVVELTDRTEDPGEWGKNFPFQFDAYRRTVDQVRTRFGGSEAVPRTPTEADPRSVVAQSKIEEDPRLKTLWSGYAFAHDFREERGHAFMLEDQAYTGRQAIVPQPGTCLQCHASAYAPMMALGEGDLMKGFDKMNQMPYGEARKLVAHPVTCLDCHAPDSMQLRITRPAFIEGLRALKARDGIKNYDPNTMATRQEMRAFVCGQCHVEYYFKGPEKRLTFPWANGLRADEMLKHYEETQFKDWTHADTGAPTLKAQHPEFELWSQGIHARSGVSCADCHMPYKREGAMKVSDHHVRSPLLNINRACQTCHKWPEAELKTRVETVQHRTFELRNRAMDAVVALISDLKGARQRGETGADVSAAQAFQRQAQFLLDFVEAENSTGFHAPQEAARVLGMSIDLARQGQLALRERKGP; encoded by the coding sequence ATGAATAAGAAGGACCGAATATCGCCGAAGCTTGTATTGCTTGTACTAGCTGTGGCAGGGGTCGTCTTTGCCATGGCCGCGCTCCTAGTGAACATTTTCCAACGCCAGCAGGAGGCTCAGAAGATATTCGTCCGCGTCGTCGAATTAACCGATCGGACCGAAGACCCGGGAGAGTGGGGCAAGAACTTTCCGTTTCAATTCGACGCGTACCGTCGGACTGTCGATCAAGTGCGCACGCGCTTCGGCGGCAGCGAAGCGGTGCCCCGAACCCCCACCGAGGCCGATCCCCGCTCGGTGGTTGCCCAGTCGAAGATCGAAGAAGACCCGCGACTAAAAACCCTGTGGTCCGGCTATGCGTTCGCCCATGATTTTCGCGAGGAGCGCGGCCATGCCTTCATGTTGGAGGATCAGGCCTATACCGGACGACAGGCTATCGTGCCGCAGCCGGGCACCTGCCTCCAATGTCATGCCTCCGCCTATGCGCCGATGATGGCGCTCGGAGAAGGCGATTTGATGAAGGGGTTCGACAAGATGAACCAGATGCCGTACGGCGAGGCGAGAAAGCTTGTTGCTCATCCAGTGACCTGCCTCGACTGCCATGCGCCGGACAGCATGCAGCTTCGCATCACCAGACCGGCCTTTATCGAAGGGCTACGAGCGCTCAAGGCTCGCGACGGCATCAAGAACTACGACCCCAATACTATGGCTACCCGCCAAGAGATGCGCGCGTTTGTCTGCGGCCAGTGCCATGTGGAGTATTACTTTAAGGGGCCAGAGAAGCGGTTGACGTTTCCCTGGGCAAACGGTCTGCGCGCCGATGAGATGCTCAAGCACTACGAAGAAACCCAGTTCAAGGACTGGACCCACGCCGACACTGGCGCGCCGACGCTCAAGGCTCAGCATCCGGAATTCGAACTGTGGAGCCAGGGGATTCACGCACGCTCGGGTGTGTCCTGCGCCGACTGCCATATGCCGTACAAGCGTGAAGGCGCGATGAAGGTCAGCGATCACCACGTGCGTAGCCCGCTCCTCAACATCAACCGCGCCTGTCAAACGTGCCACAAATGGCCGGAGGCTGAACTCAAAACGCGGGTCGAGACCGTCCAGCACCGGACGTTCGAGCTGAGAAATCGAGCCATGGACGCAGTGGTAGCCTTGATCAGCGACCTCAAGGGAGCGCGCCAACGCGGAGAGACAGGCGCCGACGTCTCCGCCGCGCAGGCATTTCAGCGCCAAGCCCAATTCCTGTTGGATTTCGTCGAGGCGGAAAACTCCACCGGCTTCCACGCGCCGCAGGAAGCGGCCCGCGTGTTGGGGATGTCGATCGACCTAGCCCGTCAGGGACAACTCGCGCTTCGGGAACGGAAAGGGCCCTAG
- a CDS encoding IPT/TIG domain-containing protein, with the protein MSRSMSLPRRSWGLMAMCITLGFAGFLPDLDVFAQQIIPKPDHAPPGATVVLRGKGLGSFKSATFNRVTFAGVPALIQRWESDLVEVKVPFTATTGPIEMLVGKKKLSAGTFTVVTPHISSVSPREAEHGAILTILGEHFGETAGGRDPNTMFGVNDVMIGGGVVRPQQWTHDRIEVEIPSNAVSGDVVVRLASSDPLPDGSCCRPAEYVFSNAVSLSLIPTVRVDPLSGPVGTKVVLFGQGFGADRRTNDAVLIAGQPATIAQWKDDVIVVHVPLGAKSGPVTIKSRGRERTVAHFTVHAPRVTNIAPASAPIGTLLRINGEHFGFYSENGATPYNFMDFNTGENRVEIGGVPAVIYRWHDDRIDAWVPFSAKSGKVVVYRNGNKPNPDGSCCLEQGSVATEAGEFSLVTPVIESYQPTSAGLDEVVTIKGRGFGSFLKTAEHTHLGINQKVYKRGDVTLNEAEADAVVSNVSRTEVLFNGIAALVESWGDTEIVVRVPHRNLYGVGKKGEFFDNLATGPLVIRRGSWDILPNDTCCTQTQWLSVEAGQFTIEARGLPDRDYWKHNRPD; encoded by the coding sequence ATGAGTCGATCAATGAGTCTCCCCCGCAGATCGTGGGGCCTGATGGCTATGTGCATCACGCTTGGATTTGCCGGCTTCCTACCGGACCTTGATGTATTCGCGCAACAGATCATACCCAAACCCGATCATGCCCCTCCCGGCGCGACGGTCGTCTTGCGGGGAAAGGGGCTGGGCTCATTCAAGTCCGCGACGTTCAATAGAGTCACCTTCGCCGGAGTGCCGGCGCTGATTCAGCGCTGGGAATCTGATCTGGTCGAGGTGAAGGTGCCATTCACAGCGACAACTGGTCCGATCGAAATGCTCGTCGGCAAAAAGAAGCTCTCTGCCGGGACCTTCACCGTAGTCACGCCGCATATCTCCTCCGTCAGCCCGAGAGAGGCTGAACACGGCGCCATCCTGACGATTCTCGGTGAACACTTCGGCGAGACCGCGGGCGGGCGCGATCCGAATACCATGTTTGGAGTGAATGATGTGATGATCGGCGGCGGCGTAGTGCGCCCGCAGCAATGGACCCACGACCGTATTGAAGTCGAGATCCCATCAAACGCCGTCTCCGGTGATGTCGTCGTTCGATTAGCCTCTTCCGATCCGCTCCCGGACGGGTCCTGCTGCAGACCAGCCGAATACGTGTTCAGCAATGCGGTTTCACTCTCGTTGATCCCGACTGTCCGCGTCGATCCTCTGAGCGGGCCGGTTGGGACGAAGGTGGTGCTATTCGGGCAGGGGTTTGGCGCCGACAGGCGGACGAACGACGCTGTGCTCATCGCAGGGCAGCCGGCCACAATCGCCCAATGGAAAGATGATGTGATTGTCGTCCATGTGCCCCTGGGCGCGAAGTCTGGCCCCGTGACGATCAAGAGCCGGGGACGCGAGCGGACGGTGGCCCACTTCACCGTTCATGCTCCCAGGGTCACGAACATCGCTCCGGCCAGCGCACCAATCGGCACGTTGCTTCGCATCAACGGCGAGCATTTCGGGTTCTACTCGGAGAACGGCGCGACTCCATACAACTTCATGGATTTCAATACAGGCGAGAACCGGGTCGAGATCGGTGGCGTGCCGGCCGTGATCTACCGCTGGCACGACGATCGGATTGATGCCTGGGTGCCCTTCAGCGCAAAGAGCGGGAAAGTCGTGGTGTATCGAAATGGGAACAAGCCGAATCCCGACGGGTCCTGCTGTCTTGAACAGGGTAGCGTGGCGACGGAGGCGGGAGAGTTTTCACTTGTGACGCCGGTGATCGAGTCGTATCAACCGACGTCGGCCGGCTTAGATGAGGTGGTCACCATCAAAGGCCGGGGGTTTGGTTCGTTCCTGAAGACCGCGGAACACACGCATCTGGGGATCAATCAAAAAGTGTATAAGCGCGGAGATGTGACCCTCAATGAAGCGGAAGCCGATGCAGTGGTGTCGAATGTGTCGCGCACGGAAGTGTTGTTCAACGGGATCGCCGCGCTGGTTGAGTCCTGGGGCGACACCGAAATCGTCGTACGGGTACCCCATCGCAATCTCTATGGCGTCGGAAAGAAGGGCGAGTTTTTTGACAATCTCGCGACCGGACCGCTTGTCATCCGGCGCGGTTCCTGGGACATCCTCCCGAACGACACCTGCTGTACTCAAACACAATGGTTGAGCGTGGAAGCCGGGCAGTTCACCATTGAGGCCAGAGGTCTGCCGGACAGGGATTATTGGAAGCACAACAGACCTGATTGA
- a CDS encoding alkaline phosphatase family protein — protein sequence MKMSSMVMVLLLTGLSVPSQMAHAVSETSSPSSEQTVPEHVILFVLEGIDRQALKAGPMPVLDRLVKTGSVTWSATTVTPRLRLPAMASLFTGLPVEKHGITWDAFEFSRGYPRPPTVFDYLDLSGGRDSAIFFMDESLYQLAKPEPYTDYQLCGPLRPECSPERLVSYIRQYLRKASSGHGYGHAILSLPHFLIVHLPEGARAASIQGWDSNNYRTALRTVDHAIGAVLEMYREHGLLKSTTVFVTALSGTGTAQGPSTAASSLVPWIASGVGIKAGHMIQQPVSIVDTGATVLRAFRLTTHTEWESRAVEEIFRDTGPISAISTKER from the coding sequence ATGAAAATGTCGTCTATGGTCATGGTCCTGCTTCTGACTGGCCTGTCCGTCCCATCGCAAATGGCTCATGCCGTTTCGGAGACAAGCTCGCCATCGTCCGAACAGACAGTTCCAGAACATGTAATTCTGTTTGTGTTGGAAGGAATCGACCGGCAGGCACTCAAAGCGGGGCCGATGCCGGTGTTGGATCGCCTTGTAAAAACTGGATCGGTCACGTGGTCGGCCACAACCGTCACGCCTCGGCTCCGGCTACCGGCGATGGCTTCTTTGTTCACGGGGCTGCCGGTAGAGAAACACGGCATCACATGGGACGCGTTTGAGTTCAGCCGAGGGTATCCCAGGCCTCCGACCGTCTTCGATTATCTCGACCTCAGTGGCGGGCGGGACAGCGCCATCTTCTTCATGGACGAATCGTTGTATCAGCTGGCGAAACCCGAACCCTATACGGATTATCAGCTATGCGGACCTCTGAGGCCGGAGTGCAGTCCGGAGCGGCTCGTGTCCTATATCAGGCAATACCTTCGCAAGGCATCAAGCGGCCATGGATACGGCCACGCCATTCTATCCTTGCCGCACTTTTTGATCGTGCACTTGCCGGAGGGGGCGCGCGCCGCGTCGATCCAGGGCTGGGATTCGAACAACTATCGCACAGCGTTGCGTACGGTGGACCACGCCATAGGGGCCGTGCTGGAGATGTATCGAGAGCATGGCCTCCTGAAAAGCACGACGGTCTTTGTCACGGCATTAAGCGGTACAGGCACGGCACAGGGACCTTCCACAGCGGCCTCATCGCTTGTCCCCTGGATCGCCTCCGGAGTTGGGATCAAAGCAGGCCACATGATCCAGCAACCGGTTTCCATTGTGGATACCGGTGCAACGGTACTGCGAGCGTTTCGGCTGACGACACATACCGAGTGGGAGAGTCGCGCAGTAGAAGAGATCTTTCGCGACACCGGCCCCATCTCGGCTATTTCGACAAAGGAACGGTGA
- the nrfH gene encoding cytochrome c nitrite reductase small subunit, whose product MTRFSQQTSSGAAGGFLAAALGCVVGIGLYTFVYARGASYLTDDPKACVNCHVMNPQYDGWVKSSHRMVAVCNDCHTPEGLLPKYTSKAFNGLLHAVAFTTGRFPDEIQIKPHMRAIADQACLKCHAEIVQAIQVSDERAGQLSCVRCHRNVGHQ is encoded by the coding sequence ATGACTCGTTTCTCTCAACAGACTTCGTCGGGGGCCGCCGGAGGGTTCCTCGCCGCCGCGCTTGGTTGTGTCGTGGGGATCGGACTGTACACCTTCGTATACGCCCGAGGCGCGTCGTACCTCACCGATGATCCCAAGGCCTGTGTCAACTGTCACGTGATGAATCCACAGTATGACGGGTGGGTCAAATCGAGTCATCGGATGGTCGCGGTCTGTAACGATTGTCACACGCCGGAGGGGCTGTTACCTAAATATACATCGAAAGCATTTAACGGGCTCCTACATGCCGTGGCTTTTACCACGGGACGCTTTCCGGACGAGATTCAGATCAAGCCGCACATGCGGGCCATCGCCGATCAGGCCTGCCTGAAGTGTCACGCGGAAATTGTGCAGGCCATCCAAGTGTCCGATGAGCGAGCGGGACAGCTGTCCTGTGTCCGCTGTCATCGGAATGTCGGGCACCAGTAA